Proteins co-encoded in one Paenibacillus thermoaerophilus genomic window:
- the dinG gene encoding ATP-dependent DNA helicase DinG, with product MKYAVLDFETTGDQADDRVIQVGLVLVDGHEIVDRYTSFVQPERSIPASISQLTGITDEDVADAPTADLVMAEILPLLNGRILVGHNVGFDLKFLQRTLTDNGYFPFQGRCLDTLEALRILFPSLTSLALSMASSQLGVPHERPHHADSDADATARLWIKCLEKLNELPLVTVQRLAFLYEGERSDWAWFLQQIASEREMEAARGHAEAEPSAGQIYRNFALKAMPWDASGDEEEANADELRETLGDDFSAFYDRFRDRLREKFEAFEERESQNIMAKSVHEAFRNGKHLLVEAGTGTGKSLGYLIPSLYYALREQVKVVVSTHTINLQEQLRQRDLPLLREHFPVPFRAAVLKGRSRYLCLRKFEERMNAGDVSDHEERLTAAQMIVWLGETEHGDEEELHLQPKGRTLWRSVASDADSCLNRACPWFRNCFYHRARHDAQEADLIITNHSLLFTDVQAEHRILPAYKHLVVDEAHHFEAVASEHLGHSVSYTGLTGSLLWLYKDARTGQLPVLRHRLESSGDESAGMWIPLAERAMNKLVDAKEQWDALSERLYEVLASQAGDPLAGESGGYVFRLKPQELPPLWDEVSQTAETVLSRLKEATAELERLAAELKEEQERLGLASVLTDLSGAVKDVARHRDELAFLLSMKDEHFVYWLEGNPNYRSKSVVWSAAPVDVSSLLRKLVFEVKDSVVLTSATLSVGRTFQFACDQLGLRTDADEVLTLQLPSPFQYRRQSLVVIPRDFPKIKGAIGDPVFQEMLVQSLAEIAVATEGRMLVLFTSNRMLRQTHAELKERLAPHNITVLGQGVDSGSRSKLTRLFQSQQRCVLLGTNSFWEGVDIPGDALSCLAIVRLPFQPPNHPVVEAKAEMLKKRNQNPFMAWSVPQAVIRFKQGFGRLIRTASDRGIVVLYDTRVLDTYYGKHFLYSLPGPKIEHMRLEQMVPRIEEWLKGEEQQP from the coding sequence ATGAAATATGCCGTGCTTGACTTTGAAACGACAGGGGATCAGGCGGACGACCGGGTCATTCAGGTCGGTCTCGTGCTGGTCGACGGACACGAGATTGTGGACAGGTATACTTCCTTCGTGCAGCCGGAGCGGAGTATACCTGCTTCTATTTCTCAATTGACGGGCATTACCGACGAAGACGTGGCCGACGCGCCGACGGCGGATCTGGTGATGGCCGAAATTTTGCCGCTGTTGAACGGCCGTATTCTGGTCGGCCACAACGTCGGCTTCGACCTGAAATTTCTGCAGCGCACGCTGACGGACAACGGCTATTTTCCGTTTCAGGGAAGATGTCTCGACACGTTGGAAGCGCTTCGGATTTTGTTTCCCTCGCTCACCAGCCTGGCGCTGTCGATGGCCAGCTCGCAGCTCGGAGTGCCGCATGAGCGTCCGCACCATGCGGATTCGGATGCCGATGCGACGGCCCGACTGTGGATCAAGTGCCTGGAGAAGCTGAACGAACTGCCTCTGGTTACGGTGCAGCGGCTCGCGTTTTTGTACGAAGGAGAACGGAGCGACTGGGCCTGGTTTTTGCAGCAGATCGCTTCGGAACGGGAGATGGAAGCCGCTCGCGGCCATGCGGAGGCCGAGCCGTCCGCCGGGCAGATATACCGGAATTTTGCGCTGAAAGCCATGCCCTGGGACGCGTCCGGCGACGAAGAAGAGGCGAATGCCGACGAGCTCCGCGAGACGCTGGGGGATGATTTCAGCGCGTTTTACGACCGGTTCCGGGACCGGCTGAGAGAAAAGTTCGAAGCGTTCGAGGAGCGGGAATCCCAAAACATCATGGCGAAAAGCGTGCATGAAGCGTTCCGGAACGGCAAACATCTGCTGGTGGAAGCGGGCACGGGCACGGGGAAGTCGCTCGGTTACCTGATTCCGTCGCTCTATTACGCCTTACGGGAGCAAGTAAAGGTGGTCGTCAGCACGCATACGATCAATCTGCAGGAGCAGCTTCGCCAGCGGGATCTGCCGTTGCTTCGGGAGCATTTCCCGGTTCCGTTCCGGGCGGCCGTGTTGAAGGGGCGCAGCCGCTACTTGTGCCTGCGCAAATTCGAAGAACGGATGAACGCCGGGGACGTCTCCGATCATGAGGAGCGGCTTACGGCCGCCCAGATGATCGTCTGGCTGGGAGAGACGGAGCACGGGGACGAGGAGGAGCTGCATCTGCAGCCGAAAGGCCGAACGCTGTGGCGAAGCGTGGCCAGCGACGCGGATTCGTGCCTCAACCGCGCTTGTCCCTGGTTCCGCAACTGCTTTTATCATCGGGCCCGGCACGACGCGCAGGAAGCGGATCTGATCATCACGAACCACTCGCTGCTGTTCACGGACGTTCAGGCGGAGCACCGCATCCTGCCGGCCTACAAGCATCTCGTGGTTGACGAGGCGCATCATTTCGAGGCGGTGGCGAGCGAGCATCTGGGGCATTCCGTCTCCTACACGGGCCTGACCGGCAGCCTGCTGTGGCTGTACAAGGACGCGCGAACCGGCCAACTGCCCGTGCTGCGCCACCGACTGGAGTCGTCGGGAGACGAATCGGCGGGAATGTGGATTCCGCTTGCGGAACGGGCGATGAACAAGCTCGTCGACGCGAAGGAGCAGTGGGATGCGCTGTCGGAGCGGCTGTACGAGGTTCTCGCCAGCCAGGCCGGCGATCCGCTTGCGGGGGAATCCGGCGGATACGTCTTCCGGCTTAAGCCGCAGGAGCTGCCGCCGCTGTGGGACGAGGTGTCGCAAACGGCGGAGACGGTATTGTCCCGGCTGAAGGAAGCGACGGCGGAGCTGGAGCGGCTGGCCGCCGAGCTGAAGGAGGAACAGGAACGTCTGGGGCTTGCCAGCGTGCTTACGGATTTGTCGGGGGCGGTCAAGGATGTCGCCCGGCATCGGGACGAACTCGCCTTCCTGCTGAGCATGAAGGACGAGCATTTCGTGTATTGGCTGGAGGGCAATCCGAACTACCGCAGCAAGTCAGTTGTCTGGTCTGCCGCGCCGGTTGACGTCAGCTCGCTGCTGCGGAAGCTCGTGTTCGAGGTGAAGGACAGCGTCGTGCTGACGTCGGCCACTTTGTCCGTCGGCCGGACGTTCCAATTCGCTTGCGACCAGTTGGGCTTGCGGACGGACGCCGACGAGGTGCTCACGCTGCAGCTTCCGTCTCCGTTCCAGTACCGGCGCCAGTCGCTTGTCGTGATTCCCCGCGACTTCCCCAAAATCAAGGGAGCGATCGGCGATCCGGTCTTTCAGGAGATGCTGGTGCAATCGCTGGCGGAGATCGCGGTGGCGACGGAAGGGCGAATGCTGGTTCTGTTCACGTCCAACCGCATGCTCCGGCAGACGCATGCCGAGCTGAAGGAGCGTCTGGCCCCGCACAACATCACCGTGCTCGGCCAAGGCGTCGACTCCGGCAGCCGAAGCAAGCTGACGCGGCTGTTCCAGTCCCAGCAGCGCTGCGTGCTGCTCGGCACGAACAGCTTCTGGGAAGGCGTCGATATCCCGGGAGACGCGTTGTCTTGTCTCGCGATCGTCCGGCTCCCGTTCCAGCCGCCCAACCATCCCGTGGTTGAGGCGAAAGCGGAGATGCTGAAGAAACGGAACCAGAACCCGTTTATGGCATGGTCCGTGCCGCAAGCGGTCATCCGGTTCAAGCAAGGCTTCGGCCGGCTCATCCGGACGGCCAGCGACCGGGGAATCGTCGTGCTGTACGATACGCGCGTATTGGACACGTATTACGGCAAGCATTTTTTGTATTCGCTGCCCGGTCCGAAGATCGAGCATATGAGACTGGAGCAGATGGTTCCGAGAATCGAAGAATGGTTGAAGGGAGAGGAACAGCAACCATGA
- the panD gene encoding aspartate 1-decarboxylase: MFRTMMKSKLHRATVTEANLNYVGSITIDEDLMELVDIWPNEKVQVVDNNNGARLETYVIPGPRGSGVICLNGAAARLVQPGDTVIIISYAMMTDEEARVHKPRIAILGEGNKVVDRINAEPHSTVL, from the coding sequence ATGTTCCGCACCATGATGAAATCGAAGCTTCACCGGGCGACCGTAACGGAGGCGAACCTGAATTACGTCGGCAGCATCACGATCGACGAAGATCTGATGGAACTGGTCGATATTTGGCCGAACGAAAAAGTGCAGGTCGTCGACAACAACAACGGAGCCCGATTGGAAACCTACGTGATTCCGGGACCGAGAGGAAGCGGGGTGATCTGCCTGAACGGCGCCGCCGCCCGACTCGTTCAGCCCGGCGATACGGTCATCATCATCTCGTACGCGATGATGACGGACGAGGAAGCCCGCGTCCATAAACCGCGGATCGCGATTTTGGGCGAAGGCAACAAAGTCGTCGACCGCATCAACGCCGAGCCGCATTCGACCGTGCTGTAA
- the panC gene encoding pantoate--beta-alanine ligase: protein MIVCRTIADIRRRLNEVRSANWRERGEPITVGLVPTMGYLHDGHASLLKRAREECDIVVLSIFVNPIQFGPNEDFDRYPRDEERDLRIAEANGVDFVLLPSVEEMYPAPARHSLTIVRVSGVSESLCGASRPGHFDGVATVVSKLFHIVSPERAYFGMKDAQQVAVIRQMVRDLNFPVEIVACPTLREPDGLALSSRNVYLNPEERAQAVVLSQALSRIDGWLAEGVGAFELRNRLADEIRRAPLADIDYVEVRRYPTLEPADDELAEGEYIAALAVRFGRTRLIDNRVFHVRKGEPACSAP from the coding sequence ATGATCGTGTGCCGGACGATCGCGGACATTCGCCGCCGATTGAACGAGGTCCGTTCCGCCAACTGGCGCGAACGGGGAGAGCCGATCACCGTCGGTCTCGTGCCGACGATGGGATATTTGCACGACGGCCATGCGAGCTTGCTGAAGCGGGCGCGCGAGGAATGCGACATCGTCGTGCTCAGCATTTTCGTCAATCCGATTCAATTCGGACCCAACGAAGATTTCGACCGGTATCCGCGCGACGAAGAACGCGATCTGCGTATAGCCGAAGCGAACGGCGTGGATTTTGTGTTGTTGCCTAGCGTCGAGGAGATGTATCCGGCGCCGGCGAGACATTCGCTGACGATCGTCCGTGTCTCGGGTGTCAGCGAATCGCTCTGCGGCGCTTCGCGTCCGGGGCACTTCGACGGCGTCGCGACGGTTGTGTCCAAGCTGTTCCATATCGTCTCGCCGGAACGGGCGTACTTCGGGATGAAGGACGCCCAACAGGTGGCGGTGATCCGCCAGATGGTGCGCGACCTCAACTTCCCGGTCGAGATCGTGGCTTGTCCGACGTTGCGGGAGCCGGACGGACTGGCGCTCAGCTCGCGCAACGTCTATCTGAATCCGGAGGAACGCGCGCAAGCGGTCGTATTGTCGCAAGCCTTGTCCCGAATCGACGGCTGGCTGGCCGAAGGCGTCGGTGCCTTCGAGCTTAGAAATCGGCTCGCCGACGAGATTCGGCGCGCTCCGCTCGCCGATATCGATTATGTGGAAGTCAGGCGTTACCCGACCCTTGAGCCTGCGGACGACGAGCTGGCCGAAGGGGAATATATCGCCGCTCTGGCCGTCCGGTTCGGACGAACCCGATTGATCGACAACCGGGTGTTCCATGTCAGAAAGGGGGAACCCGCATGTTCCGCACCATGA
- a CDS encoding redox-sensing transcriptional repressor Rex, with protein sequence MKSPKISEAVVRRLPIYLRYLNELEKNGVTTVSSQELGQRLDLNPAQIRKDLAYFGEFGKKGIGYDVGYLIEKIRNILKLNRIIPVALVGAGNLGRALCNYNAYLRDNMKIVAVFDASPDKIGQQINNLTVQPMEALAARMAELKVRIGIITVPAAEAQQVANQFVEAGVEAILNFAPVIIRVPASVRVHHADFTADLQSLAYYLD encoded by the coding sequence ATGAAGTCGCCCAAAATCTCGGAGGCCGTCGTCAGACGGCTTCCCATCTACCTCCGTTATTTGAACGAGCTCGAGAAAAACGGGGTGACGACGGTATCGTCTCAAGAACTGGGGCAGCGGCTTGATCTGAATCCGGCGCAAATCCGCAAGGATCTGGCCTACTTCGGAGAATTCGGGAAAAAAGGCATCGGCTACGACGTCGGGTATCTGATCGAGAAAATACGCAACATTCTGAAGCTGAACCGCATCATTCCCGTCGCGCTGGTCGGAGCGGGCAATCTGGGGCGGGCGCTGTGCAACTACAACGCCTATCTCCGCGACAATATGAAAATCGTTGCGGTTTTCGACGCTTCGCCCGACAAAATCGGGCAGCAGATCAACAACCTGACCGTACAGCCGATGGAAGCGCTGGCGGCCCGGATGGCCGAGCTGAAGGTCCGCATCGGGATCATTACCGTCCCGGCTGCAGAAGCCCAGCAGGTGGCCAACCAGTTCGTGGAGGCGGGGGTCGAAGCCATCCTGAACTTCGCTCCGGTCATCATCCGCGTTCCCGCGTCTGTCCGGGTGCATCACGCCGACTTCACGGCGGACTTGCAGAGCTTGGCCTATTATTTAGACTGA
- the panB gene encoding 3-methyl-2-oxobutanoate hydroxymethyltransferase produces the protein MGFKPVTTATLRKMKSDGTPITMVTAYDYPSAKLADEAGVDMILVGDSLGNVVLGYDSTLPVTLEDMIYHTRAVCRGAQRPFIVTDMPFMTYHGSLDLTLASVARLMREGGCKAVKLEGGREIADTVRAIVTAGVPVVGHIGLTPQSVHQIGGYRVQGKTANQAERLLEDALALEQAGAFAIVLELVTEDVARLVTSRLSIPTIGIGAGPGCDGQVLVFHDLLQYASPSVPKKMVKTYADIGSAIRNAISSYVDDVRERRFPGPEHSFRTEQREPAVLYGSGSSSASAEGKGERQP, from the coding sequence ATGGGTTTCAAACCGGTAACCACTGCAACGCTTCGTAAAATGAAAAGCGACGGAACGCCGATCACGATGGTCACGGCATACGATTATCCGTCCGCCAAGCTGGCGGACGAGGCCGGAGTCGATATGATTCTCGTGGGGGATTCCTTGGGCAACGTTGTCCTTGGATATGATTCGACGCTTCCGGTTACGCTTGAGGATATGATCTACCACACCCGCGCCGTCTGCAGAGGCGCGCAGCGTCCGTTTATCGTGACGGATATGCCGTTTATGACATACCACGGCAGCCTCGACCTCACGCTGGCGAGCGTCGCCAGACTGATGCGGGAGGGCGGCTGCAAAGCCGTCAAGCTGGAAGGCGGGCGCGAGATCGCGGACACGGTCCGGGCGATCGTCACGGCGGGGGTGCCCGTCGTCGGCCATATCGGCCTGACGCCGCAATCGGTTCACCAGATTGGCGGCTATCGCGTGCAGGGGAAAACGGCGAATCAGGCGGAGCGGCTGCTGGAGGACGCGCTCGCGCTGGAACAAGCGGGCGCGTTCGCGATCGTGCTGGAGCTGGTGACGGAGGACGTGGCGAGGCTCGTGACGAGCCGGCTGAGCATCCCGACGATCGGAATCGGCGCGGGTCCGGGCTGCGACGGTCAAGTGCTCGTCTTCCACGATCTGCTGCAATACGCTTCCCCGAGCGTGCCGAAAAAGATGGTCAAGACGTACGCCGATATCGGCTCGGCGATCCGGAACGCCATCTCCTCTTATGTCGATGACGTGCGGGAGCGCCGCTTCCCCGGACCGGAGCATTCGTTCCGGACCGAGCAGCGCGAACCGGCCGTCCTGTACGGATCGGGCTCGTCCTCCGCATCGGCCGAAGGGAAGGGGGAACGGCAGCCATGA